In the genome of Phaeodactylum tricornutum CCAP 1055/1 chromosome 20, whole genome shotgun sequence, one region contains:
- the Pt-KIF13 gene encoding kinesin family-like protein (Kinesin-related motor protein, involved in microtubule-based motility): LFSYGITNAGKTHTVLGNISKKKEAWGLVPRAVSDALDRLPPTAHLTMSYFEIYNENVYDLLPQSLQNENVAKFADPLKVREWHGRAVVSGLAKHRLHSLQQGLDLIVMAKQRRHTATNNINRDSSRSHCVCQLTVET; encoded by the coding sequence CTGTTTTCCTACGGTATTACGAATGCGGGAAAGACCCATACCGTCCTAGGAAatatttccaaaaagaaggaagccTGGGGGCTGGTTCCTCGGGCCGTCTCCGATGCCTTGGATCGTCTACCCCCGACTGCGCATCTGACAATGAGCTACTTTGAAATCTACAACGAGAACGTCTATGATCTTTTGCCGCAATCTCTACAAAACGAAAACGTTGCGAAATTCGCCGATCCCCTCAAAGTGCGTGAATGGCACGGGCGTGCGGTAGTCTCGGGCTTGGCCAAGCACCGTCTACACTCGCTGCAACAAGGCCTCGACCTTATCGTAATGGCCAAGCAACGTCGGCATaccgccaccaacaacatCAATCGCGATAGCAGTCGATCCCACTGTGTTTGTCAACTTACAGTGGAAACA
- a CDS encoding predicted protein gives MATKSFDTEAQEDDGSTSECSPSQSTLLSLSGPPLFTSSSDNVPHKTKSAPIEDFSGYATPVLGQIRDDTASSNMPSPLYDEGYSEDMVLSDEELGEFLEDDDDDEETDEASNTLIRSVPVQRHSASELRMDRDFEEFVSHESDADDEGEDDEARNNSIIDKKLKDSCVHQSRTVIPKPPLHHRSGGSLVAVSSGDARGTRVNPSPVASAPNSPADRAYQYRRRSSSLGRPRRESMPSRHLLRYFRNLGSGGLGGSRNASFDYPSSEIGHTRSADADLEGDEELTSDENSYGANEFESSSDDSNAVGTGLFGRMQRPPVWSEMVALPQQFILTASSPNYLDPVLVARQKEISMAEADRFVSEHGLLLQAALQLMAERDQVGVEGSIDTADNIWKKGPLKKRTLGVGRRRSRPSSNWKVKYVELRRGNLCYYEDSGASGGRKIIHLRQTDTAVRKVSSKASGYVFEVSVQGYPSRVWMANSPEERQEWMKAIQAAVIGETDDLHRELDLTPHQKTLETYTSLRRKCESIDNHDTYVATVREAVNVNPVLRVPLVWVRDQLKESSSSRVEIEKASKLPKAPYRRLKTSIREFWISMSHISFAINGIAIAKQSSAASQRTLGALTRCILEVDKAFVTNDTTLGDERTLISELQAVSFARDILMSVLNSKERQDDLCSVHNLLNSDLVVHIPREEESVQIEISFAGEDLARDELPELSTEISGWLRTKGRKSGSKWRKRFAVLSGSVLSYYEAEFPRPHGLQGQYILENMTTVQEVESDDDQAFVLSVAIGDERRWLGFEEHDRCLEWKDAIQTAIDSCTPTDATVFAGPRSKSILKGAERVIKGAIPDGSLRGGIRVIKEATGGGIKVIRNAKDGGIKVIRGSIRGAVGMLRSSRYQGGNDANPEIRRRPSMHMLMNNAPTGKKEPTVQCLVQASRTFDVIKRCEASSQQGHVLFTVRVKLFQAFLLSGGSNGRIARGNALVELEFLGLGPADQTALCGRLGEDLESSRKQET, from the coding sequence ACGTCTGAGTGTTctccttcacagtcaacgcttTTATCTCTATCTGGCCCCCCTTTGTTTACTTCTTCCTCGGACAACGTTCCACACAAGACAAAAAGTGCGCCAATCGAAGATTTCTCTGGATATGCAACGCCTGTTTTGGGCCAAATTCGCGATGACACGGCGTCTTCGAATATGCCGTCACCGCTCTACGACGAGGGTTACAGCGAGGATATGGTATTGAGTGACGAGGAATTGGGGGAATTTctggaagatgacgacgatgacgaagaaacggACGAAGCCTCAAATACTCTAATCCGCAGTGTCCCGGTTCAACGCCATTCTGCTTCAGAGCTCAGAATGGACCGGGACTTTGAAGAGTTTGTTTCTCACGAGAGCGATGCAGACGATGAGGGCGAGGATGATGAAGCTAGGAACAATTCCATCATCGACAAAAAGCTGAAGGACAGTTGTGTTCATCAGAGTCGGACCGTTATTCCCAAACCACCGCTGCACCATCGCAGTGGTGGTAGCCTAGTTGCTGTATCGTCTGGGGATGCTCGAGGTACGAGAGTAAATCCTTCCCCGGTTGCGTCCGCTCCAAATTCTCCCGCCGACAGAGCATACCAATACCGACGAAGATCGTCTTCATTGGGACGGCCGCGTCGAGAATCTATGCCTAGCCGGCATCTGCTCCGTTACTTTCGCAATCTTGGTTCCGGTGGACTGGGCGGATCACGGAATGCTTCTTTCGACTACCCGAGCAGTGAGATTGGGCATACCCGCTCCGCCGATGCGGACTTGGAGGGTGATGAAGAGTTAACCTCTGACGAAAATTCCTATGGTGCTAACGAATTCGAGTCGTCGTCAGACGATTCAAATGCAGTCGGTACGGGGCTATTTGGTAGAATGCAACGGCCTCCGGTGTGGTCGGAAATGGTAGCGTTACCGCAACAATTTATACTCACTGCTTCAAGCCCAAATTACCTGGATCCTGTGCTTGTTGCTCGGCAGAAAGAGATTTCCATGGCAGAGGCAGATAGATTTGTCTCGGAGCATGGGTTACTCTTGCAAGCTGCATTGCAACTTATGGCGGAACGCGATCAGGTTGGTGTGGAGGGGTCAATTGACACTGCCGATAAcatttggaaaaagggaCCCCTAAAGAAACGGACTCTAGGAGTTGGTAGACGTAGATCTCGGCCAAGTTCCAATTGGAAGGTAAAATATGTCGAACTCAGACGCGGAAATCTTTGCTACTACGAAGATTCGGGGGCGTCGGGTGGGCGGAAGATTATCCATTTGCGACAAACAGACACGGCGGTCCGCAAAGTGTCGAGTAAGGCATCGGGGTACGTGTTTGAAGTATCCGTACAGGGTTACCCAAGCCGCGTTTGGATGGCGAACTCTCCCGAAGAGCGGCAGGAGTGGATGAAGGCTATTCAAGCAGCAGTGATCGGAGAAACAGATGATCTTCATCGCGAGCTAGACCTAACTCCACATCAAAAAACTCTCGAAACGTACACGAGCCTTCGCAGAAAATGCGAAAGTATTGACAATCACGATACCTATGTAGCCACCGTTAGAGAAGCCGTGAACGTGAATCCGGTTCTGCGGGTACCGTTGGTGTGGGTGCGTGATCAATTAAAGGAAAGCAGCAGTTCACGCgtcgaaatcgaaaaagcgTCCAAATTGCCCAAGGCGCCATACCGCCGTCTAAAGACTTCTATTCGAGAATTCTGGATTAGCATGTCTCATATTTCTTTCGCCATCAATGGAATTGCGATTGCAAAGCAAAGCTCTGCAGCCTCGCAGCGTACTCTGGGAGCCTTGACTCGGTGCATCCTGGAGGTGGACAAAGCATTTGTCACCAACGACACTACCCTCGGCGATGAACGCACTCTTATTTCCGAGCTCCAGGCAGTGTCATTTGCTCGCGATATCTTGATGAGCGTCCTGAATAGCAAGGAGAGGCAAGATGATCTTTGTTCGGTACATAATCTACTCAATTCTGATTTGGTGGTACATATACCCCGCGAGGAAGAATCGGTACAGATTGAAATATCTTTTGCCGGGGAAGATTTGGCACGGGATGAACTGCCAGAATTGAGTACCGAAATTTCAGGCTGGCTTCGTACCAAAGGCCGAAAATCTGGTTCAAAATGGAGAAAACGGTTCGCAGTCCTATCGGGATCTGTTCTGAGTTATTACGAAGCCGAATTCCCGCGACCTCATGGTCTACAAGGACAGTATATCTTAGAAAACATGACCACTGTCCAAGAAGTCGAGTCTGATGATGACCAGGCCTTTGTGTTGAGTGTCGCTATCGGCGACGAGCGACGGTGGCTGGGTTTTGAAGAACACGACCGATGCTTAGAGTGGAAAGATGCTATTCAGACAGCAATTGATAGCTGCACACCCACCGATGCCACAGTATTCGCTGGGCCACGGAGCAAGTCGATTCTTAAAGGAGCGGAACGTGTCATTAAGGGAGCTATCCCGGACGGTAGTCTTCGCGGAGGTATCCGAGTCATCAAGGAAGCTACCGGTGGCGGCATCAAGGTGATTCGTAATGCTAAGGATGGCGGGATTAAGGTAATTCGCGGCAGTATTCGGGGCGCGGTCGGCATGCTGCGGTCTTCAAGATACCAAGGTGGCAATGACGCCAACCCAGAAATACGGCGTCGTCCTTCGATGCATATGCTCATGAACAATGCACCGACAGGTAAAAAGGAACCGACTGTTCAGTGCCTGGTGCAGGCCTCCCGGACATTTGACGTTATAAAACGGTGCGAAGCGTCGTCTCAACAAGGACATGTACTCTTCACTGTCCGTGTCAAACTGTTTCAGGCCTTTCTGTTATCTGGAGGTTCAAACGGTAGAATCGCACGAGGAAATGCTTTAGTCGAACTGGAATTTCTAGGACTCGGTCCTGCGGACCAGACGGCTCTCTGTGGACGACTGGGCGAAGATCTAGAATCCTCACGCAAACAGGAAACATAG